In Nocardia sp. NBC_00403, the DNA window CGTGGGTGGACAGCGTGGTCATGGTGGCAGGCCAGCGTTGCGCGCGTTCGCTGTTGGACAGGTGGAACTCGTTGAGCGAGTGGCCGAATCGAGCCGGATTGCCGCCCACCTCTTGCAAGGAGACCAGCCGGGCCGCCTGATAGAACATGGTGTCTTCGACGGATTTGGCGGTCAGCGCGCCGCAGACCTGACTGAAGCGCACGCTGGCTTCGCCTTCGATAGCCAAGGCAGACACCAGGATGTTCAACGGTGCGGTCAGCTCGGTGTTGCGCTTCTCGACTTCGGCGACCACCGCGCCGGTCATCCCGGCCAGCGGCGCATAGTCGACGCGATACACCGGCATGAACGCCAGCACTTCGATGGTCGCGTTGGTCAGCGCCATGGTGTCGAAGCTTTCCGCGCGCGCGTCGCGTTTGACAGCGGTGACCAACCGTCGAACCTCCGGGGCCAGAATGCTTTCCGCGACCGCGCGTTTGATCCGGTGCTCGGTCTCGCCGATCCAGGCCCGGTCGCTGCCGTGCCCGGCGATGCGCCGGGACAGTTCGGTGAGCGGGGGCTCACCCTCCGGGTCGATGAGCACGCCGCCGATATCGGCGAGCGCGTCGTAGCCGGTGGTGCCGTCGATCGGCAGCGTCGCATCGAGCGGCTCGCGGTTGGCCAGGATCTTCTCCACCAGCAGCAGCCGCTGCGGTCCGATCAGCCTGCGCAGCTTCGTCAGATAGGCGGCGGGGTAGGACAATCCGTCCGGATGGTCGACCCGGACGCCATCGATGAGATCGTGCTCGCACCAGGCGGCGAGCTCGCGATGGGTGATGTCGAAGACCTCGGGATCTTCCTGACGCAACGAAGCCAGGCTGCTGACGGCGAAGAACCGGCGATAGGTGCACAGTCCAGCCTTCCAGCTGACCAGCCGATAGTGCTGTTTGTCGTGGATGCGTAGCGCGTTGTCGCCGTCGGTGCCCGCCGCGATGGGGAAACGCAGGTCGTGCAGTGCCAGCATCGGTTCCGAACCGGACCGGTCGACCGTCAGGGCCGCCGGATCGTTTTCGCTATGCAACACCGGCAGCGCCAGCCGCCCGCCCGCGCCGTTGGCCGGGCTCCAGTCGATGTCGAAGAAGTGCGCGAACTTCGATTCGCGTCCGTTGCGCAGCACGTCCCACCACCATGGGTTCTGCTGCGGGTCGGCGACACCGAGATGGTTGGGCACCAGGTCCACGATCAAACCCATACCGCGACTGCGTACTTCGTCGGCGAGCGCCTTCAGTCCGGCCGGGCCGCCGAGGGCCGCCGACACGGTGGTGGGGTCGGTGACGTCGTAGCCGTGCGGCGAGCCCTGCACCGCGGTCAGGATCGGCGAGAGGTACAGGTGCGAGATACCGAGCTGCTGTAGGTATTCCGCGATCGAGCGGGCCTCGGTGAAAGTCAGCACATCGGGCCGCAGCTGGAGTCGGTAGGTGCTGCGGACCGTGGTCTGCCGGACCGGTCGGCGGCCACGGAGAATGGGATCGGTGAAGTGTATCTGCGTCTCGGTCATGGGCGTTTCGGTCATGCGGTGCAACGGAGGACGAGCAGGCACCGGGCGGGGAGGGTGACGGTCGCGGCCGCCGGATAGACGGTTTCGCAGCGGCCGTCGGGTATCGAGCAGTCGAGCGCGACCGACCACTCTGGACCGTAATCGGTGCCGGGCAGGGCGAAATCGAGGGCGGAATCGTGCGCGTTGAAGCACAGCAGGAACGAATCGTCGGTGATGTGTTCACCACGGGGGCCGGGTTCGGGTATGCCGCGTCCGTTGAGATACACCGTCAGCGACTTGCCGAATCCGCTGTCCCAGTCCGCAGGGGTCATCTGATCGCCCGCCGGGGTGAGCCACGCGATGTCGCGGGCATGCTCCTTGGACCGGATCGGCCTGCCCTTCAGGAAGCGTCGGCGGCGGAAGATGGGGTGCGCGGTGCGCAGCGCGATCACCGTGCGGGTGAAGTCGAGCAGGTCCGAATTCGTCTGCATCAGTGACCAGTCCATCCAGGCCAGCGGTGAGTCCTGGCAATACACATTGTTGTTCCCCCCTTGCGTCCGCCCGATTTCGTCGCCGTGTGAGAGCATCGGCGTCCCCTGGCTGAGCACGAGCGTGGCCAGCAGGTTGCGGCTTTGCTTGGCGCGCAGGGCGAGGATATCCGGGTCGTCGGTGGGGCCCTCCACCCCACAGTTCCAGGACCGGTTCCAGCTTTCGCCGTCGCGGTTGTCCTCGCCGTTGGCCTCGTTGTGTTTCTCGTTGTAGGACACCAGATCCCGCAGCGTGAATCCGTCGTGCGCGGTGATGAAGTTGATGCTCGCGCTCGGTCTGCGGCCGGTGTCCTCGTACAGGTCCGAGGAGCCGGTGAGCCGGGAGGCGAACTCACCGAGCGTCGCGGGCTCGCCGCGCCAATAGTCGCGGACGGTGTCGCGGTACTTGCCGTTCCACTCGGTCCACAGGCCGGGGAAGTTGCCGACCTGATAGCCGCCTTCGCCGACATCCCACGGTTCCGCGATCAGCTTCACCTGACTGACCACCGGATCTTGTTGCACCAGATCGAAAAACGTGGAAAGCCGGTCCACGTCGTGCAGTTCGCGGGCCAGCGTGGCGGCCAGATCGAAGCGGAAGCCATCGACGTGCATGTCCAGGATCCAGTAGCGCAGCGAGTCCATGATCAGCTGCAGTGTGTGCGGGTGTCGCACATTGAGACTGTTGCCGGTGCCGGTGTAATCCATGTAACGCGACGGGTCGTCGTCCATCAGGCGGTAGTAGGCGGCGTTGTCGATACCGCGGAAGGCGAGGGTCGGTCCGAGGTGATTGCCCTCACCGGTGTGGTTGTAGACGACGTCGAGGATCACCTCGATGCCCTCCGCGTGCAGGGCGCGCACCATCGCTTTGAACTCGGTGACCGCGGCGCCGCCACGCGGGCTCGCGGCGTACTCGTTGTGCGGGGCCAGGTAGCCGAAACTGTTGTAACCCCAGTAATTTCGCAGGCTCTGATCCAGCAGGACACGGTCGTGCAGGAATTGGTGCACCGGCATCAGTTCGATAGCGGTGATGCCGAGGCTTTTCAGATATCCGACGATCGCCGGGTGCGCGATGCCCGCGTAGGTGCCGCGCAACTCCTCGGGAATGTCGGGGTGTGTCATCGTCATGCCCTTGACGTGCGCCTCGTAGAGCACCGTCTCGTGATAGGGCCGATTCGGCCTCCGATCGGAGCCCCAGTCGAAGAACGGGTTGATCACCACGCCGGTCATGGTGTGCCCCAGGGAATCCAGGCCGTGGGTGTAGAGCGACGGATCGTTGTCGAAGTCGCCGTCGAAAGCTTTCCCGTAGGGATCGAGCAGCAATTTGCTGGGATCGCAGCGTAATCCGTGATCCGGGTCGTAAGGCCCGTGCACTCGGAAGCCGTAGCGCTGTCCCGGTCCGATCGTCGGTAGATACGCGTGCCAGACGTAGGTGTCGACCTCCTCCAGCGGGATCCTGGTCTCGGTGCCGTCCCTGGCGATCAGGCTCAGCTCGACTGCATCGGCGACCTCGGAGAACACCGAAAAATTGGTGCCTGCGCCATCGTAGGTAGCGCCCAGAGGGTAGGCGGTGCCGGGCCAAACACCGAGTGGTGTCACGTCACCGGGCGCTGCGTCGGGCTGAGCCATGTCAACGACACTAGCGGCAGCCGGGCAACCGTCCATGTGGGTGGTTGCGGCCGGGCGCGTCAGTGCTGGTCGGGACTGATTTTCTACCAGCGACGCTGGTAACCCGCGCGCTCGGCGATGGCGGCGAGCCCGCCGAGGACGGCGCGTTGAAGCCATGCGGGAATGCCCGCCGGGTAGCCGTCCTGGTAATCCCACAGCAATGCCAGGGCAAGCGGGTCGCGTGGCACTCGGGCGCGGGTGCTGCGGCCCGCGGCGTCCAGGTTGTGCCACAGCAGGAGCATCTGCCAATGTCGCAGGGGCGGGCGGATTTCGTGGTCGAACGGGGTATCTGCTGCCTCGCTCCAGAACGCGTGCACGGCTACGTGGAGAGCCGTGAGGCGTGGAATCTGGGCACTCACCGAATCGGCGCTGTCGCTGCACAAGGCGGCGATATTCCTCGGAGCCGGCCCGCGCCGCTCGCCTTCGGCCCTCCGGCGAGGTCGTGCCTACCCAGCTCGAGTGGTAACTTGAACGCCGTTCAAGCCAGCTCCGGGGAGGCCGGGGCAGTCGCACGACCGCGAGGATTCCTGTGGCAATGACCCCCGACGAGATCGCCGCCATCGACGCCGAGCATGTTTGGCATCCCTACGGTGGTTTCCCCGCGACGACCGAGCCGCTCGTGGTGGCGGGCGCGTCCGGGACCCGGCTGACCCTGTCCGACGGGCGCGAACTCGTCGACGGTATGAGCTCCTGGTGGGCCGCGATCCACGGCTACCGGCATCCGGTGCTGGACGCGGCACTGGTCGCCCAGTCGCAGCGGATGAGTCATGTGATGTTCGGTGGGCTCACCCACGAGCCCGCGGCCCGGCTGTCCGAACTGCTCGTCGAGCACACCCCCGACGGCCTGGACAAGGTGTTCCTGTGCGACTCGGGATCGGTGTCCATCGAGGTCGCGGTCAAGATGTGCCTGCAGTATTGGCGCGCGCTCGGGCTGCCGGGCAAGCGGCGGCTGCTCACCTGGCGCGGCGGATATCACGGTGACACGTTCACGCCGATGGGCGTGTGCGACCCGGACGGCGGGATGCACTCGCTGTGGACCGACGTACTGGTCGAGCACGTCTTCGTGCCGACGCCGCCCCGCGACTACGAACCCGGCTACGTCGCCGAACTCGACCGTGCGCTGGCCGCGCACGCCGATGAACTCGCGGCCGTCATTGTCGAGCCGGTCGTCCAGGGTGCGGGCGGCATGCGCTGGCACGACCCGCGCTACCTCGCCGACCTGCGCCGCCTGTGCGACGAACACGGCGTGCTGCTGATCTTCGACGAGATCGCCACCGGATTCGGCCGCACCGGAGCGCTTTTCGCCGCCGACCATGCGGGCGTGCGTCCCGATGTCCTCTGCGTCGGCAAGGCGCTGACGGGTGGCTACCTCACCTTGGCCGCGGCGTTGTGCACCGCGCAGATCGCAGAAACCCTCAGCGCGGCGCACGGCGGTCTGATGCACGGGCCCACCTTCATGGGCAACCCGCTGGCCTGCGCCGTTGCCGTGGCGTCGATGGAGCTGCTGCTGCAACGCGACTGGCGCGGCGAGGTCGCCCGTATCGAATCCGAGCTGAATGCCGGTCTCGCCCCGGTCCGCGACCTGCGCGGGGTCGTCGAGGTCAGGGTGCTCGGCGCGATCGGTGTCATCGAACTCGACGGTCCGGTCGACATGCGCACAGCAACCGAGGCTGCCGTGTCCGCGGGCGTCTGGCTGCGCCCCTTCCGCAACCTCATCTACACGATGCCGCCGTTCATCAGTACGTCGGATGATGTCGCGGCGATCACGGCGGGCATGCGGGCCGCGGTCGAAGCGCAGTCGGCTTAACCGGCAATATTCACGAGCCGATTGGCGGTGGTGGCCGTCGGGCTGGGTGCTGCTTCGGTGTCGTGGGTGCACGGAGAATGTGTGGTCGCCCTAGCGGCTCGGTCGGCGAGGTCGCCGATGGGGATCGGGGTGCGGCGGGAAGAGTTGTGGAAACGGTGTGCTGCCGATCGGGGGATCCCACCCGCGGCGGGTGGTGGAAGCTAGGTCCACTAGGCGACCTGAACGGTGTTCAAGTATGCTTCGGAGCTGTGACTACCGATCCGTTGAGCTGGTTGGACGAGCGTGCGGCAGAGCGGGTGACCGCTGGGTTGCGGCGCGAGCTGCGGGCACGG includes these proteins:
- the treY gene encoding malto-oligosyltrehalose synthase — protein: MTETPMTETQIHFTDPILRGRRPVRQTTVRSTYRLQLRPDVLTFTEARSIAEYLQQLGISHLYLSPILTAVQGSPHGYDVTDPTTVSAALGGPAGLKALADEVRSRGMGLIVDLVPNHLGVADPQQNPWWWDVLRNGRESKFAHFFDIDWSPANGAGGRLALPVLHSENDPAALTVDRSGSEPMLALHDLRFPIAAGTDGDNALRIHDKQHYRLVSWKAGLCTYRRFFAVSSLASLRQEDPEVFDITHRELAAWCEHDLIDGVRVDHPDGLSYPAAYLTKLRRLIGPQRLLLVEKILANREPLDATLPIDGTTGYDALADIGGVLIDPEGEPPLTELSRRIAGHGSDRAWIGETEHRIKRAVAESILAPEVRRLVTAVKRDARAESFDTMALTNATIEVLAFMPVYRVDYAPLAGMTGAVVAEVEKRNTELTAPLNILVSALAIEGEASVRFSQVCGALTAKSVEDTMFYQAARLVSLQEVGGNPARFGHSLNEFHLSNSERAQRWPATMTTLSTHDTKRGEDVRARIGVLSQVAETWAQSVESWQEQTPGPDGATTLFLLQNMFGVWPADGRPASSVAGLRERLHLFAEKSIREAGVHTSWEEPDAEFEASVHGWLDAVIDGPVGSEIGDLVHELAPHAWSDSLSQKLLQLCGPGIPDIYQGCELWEDTLVDPDNRRPVDFAARAGLLQSLTGTPALNTNGAAKMWIVAYALWLRRERPDCFVGGTYLPLFATGDHAGRLVSYARGRAGEAPEVIVATTRHSIGLAETGWGDTTLDLPQGSWTDRLTGHTFQGRARLEKLFARLPVALLVR
- the glgX gene encoding glycogen debranching protein GlgX, which encodes MAQPDAAPGDVTPLGVWPGTAYPLGATYDGAGTNFSVFSEVADAVELSLIARDGTETRIPLEEVDTYVWHAYLPTIGPGQRYGFRVHGPYDPDHGLRCDPSKLLLDPYGKAFDGDFDNDPSLYTHGLDSLGHTMTGVVINPFFDWGSDRRPNRPYHETVLYEAHVKGMTMTHPDIPEELRGTYAGIAHPAIVGYLKSLGITAIELMPVHQFLHDRVLLDQSLRNYWGYNSFGYLAPHNEYAASPRGGAAVTEFKAMVRALHAEGIEVILDVVYNHTGEGNHLGPTLAFRGIDNAAYYRLMDDDPSRYMDYTGTGNSLNVRHPHTLQLIMDSLRYWILDMHVDGFRFDLAATLARELHDVDRLSTFFDLVQQDPVVSQVKLIAEPWDVGEGGYQVGNFPGLWTEWNGKYRDTVRDYWRGEPATLGEFASRLTGSSDLYEDTGRRPSASINFITAHDGFTLRDLVSYNEKHNEANGEDNRDGESWNRSWNCGVEGPTDDPDILALRAKQSRNLLATLVLSQGTPMLSHGDEIGRTQGGNNNVYCQDSPLAWMDWSLMQTNSDLLDFTRTVIALRTAHPIFRRRRFLKGRPIRSKEHARDIAWLTPAGDQMTPADWDSGFGKSLTVYLNGRGIPEPGPRGEHITDDSFLLCFNAHDSALDFALPGTDYGPEWSVALDCSIPDGRCETVYPAAATVTLPARCLLVLRCTA
- a CDS encoding adenosylmethionine--8-amino-7-oxononanoate transaminase, which codes for MTPDEIAAIDAEHVWHPYGGFPATTEPLVVAGASGTRLTLSDGRELVDGMSSWWAAIHGYRHPVLDAALVAQSQRMSHVMFGGLTHEPAARLSELLVEHTPDGLDKVFLCDSGSVSIEVAVKMCLQYWRALGLPGKRRLLTWRGGYHGDTFTPMGVCDPDGGMHSLWTDVLVEHVFVPTPPRDYEPGYVAELDRALAAHADELAAVIVEPVVQGAGGMRWHDPRYLADLRRLCDEHGVLLIFDEIATGFGRTGALFAADHAGVRPDVLCVGKALTGGYLTLAAALCTAQIAETLSAAHGGLMHGPTFMGNPLACAVAVASMELLLQRDWRGEVARIESELNAGLAPVRDLRGVVEVRVLGAIGVIELDGPVDMRTATEAAVSAGVWLRPFRNLIYTMPPFISTSDDVAAITAGMRAAVEAQSA